The following proteins are co-located in the Trichormus variabilis 0441 genome:
- a CDS encoding HEAT repeat domain-containing protein produces the protein MNNIGQLLVQAQAAHSADDLSLVINDLQQLILVDSNEIGHSEQLLKLALSIFEMGDFQQRWDIAKVLVHLGTATINPLIDILEDEDTEDELRWFAARILGELQHPDAIMPLVELLKTSEEDELKAIASSAIAQMGSMAIPVLVELLTQENTRLLAVRSLAYIRRTETIAPLLSVVQDTQASVRAAALEALSSFHDERVPPILLNALNDLSAAVRRTAIQGLSFRSDLSSELNLVATLQPKLYDFSVEVCCAAANALARMGGDDAAKHLFTGLISPHTPITLQLEIIRALNWLESLKALEYLRQALNQVTSITLCQEVVTVLGRTQKPELKIPATAILLEILNSPHPAIKTNSVKSAIALSLGQLGSPEATESLTMLSQDTDELVRVHAIAALNKLAPAAV, from the coding sequence GTGAATAATATCGGTCAACTTTTAGTACAAGCGCAGGCGGCGCATAGTGCAGATGATTTGTCATTGGTGATTAATGATCTGCAACAGTTGATTTTAGTGGATAGCAATGAAATAGGTCACTCAGAACAACTGCTGAAATTAGCCCTCTCTATTTTTGAGATGGGAGATTTTCAGCAACGTTGGGATATTGCCAAGGTGTTAGTTCATTTGGGAACTGCGACCATCAACCCATTAATTGACATCCTAGAAGATGAAGATACAGAGGATGAATTGCGCTGGTTTGCTGCCCGAATTTTAGGTGAATTACAGCACCCAGATGCGATTATGCCTCTGGTAGAACTATTGAAAACTAGTGAGGAGGATGAACTGAAAGCGATCGCCTCATCCGCAATAGCGCAAATGGGTAGTATGGCTATTCCTGTGCTTGTAGAACTGCTAACACAAGAAAATACAAGACTTTTGGCAGTGCGATCGCTTGCTTATATTCGGCGTACAGAAACTATTGCGCCTTTATTGAGTGTGGTGCAAGATACTCAAGCCTCCGTCCGCGCTGCCGCACTCGAAGCCCTCAGCAGTTTTCATGATGAACGTGTACCACCCATACTGTTGAACGCTTTAAATGATTTATCTGCCGCAGTCAGACGTACAGCGATTCAGGGTTTAAGTTTTCGCTCTGATTTATCTTCAGAATTAAATTTAGTCGCCACATTACAACCCAAATTGTACGACTTTAGTGTGGAGGTGTGTTGTGCAGCTGCCAATGCTCTTGCCCGGATGGGTGGTGATGACGCAGCCAAGCACCTATTCACAGGTTTGATATCACCTCACACACCTATTACCTTACAACTGGAAATTATTCGCGCTTTGAATTGGCTAGAGTCACTAAAGGCGCTGGAGTATTTACGACAAGCTTTAAATCAAGTCACTTCCATAACTCTTTGCCAAGAAGTTGTCACAGTTCTAGGAAGAACACAAAAGCCTGAGTTAAAAATACCAGCCACAGCCATTCTGTTAGAGATACTGAACTCGCCACATCCAGCTATAAAAACTAATAGTGTGAAAAGTGCGATCGCTTTATCTTTGGGTCAGCTAGGTAGTCCAGAAGCAACGGAAAGCTTAACCATGCTGTCACAAGATACAGATGAACTTGTCCGAGTCCATGCGATCGCTGCACTCAATAAGCTAGCCCCTGCTGCTGTATAA
- a CDS encoding ubiquinol-cytochrome c reductase iron-sulfur subunit, with amino-acid sequence MKRRDFINWVGLGWIASSLPVAIAACSSQPVTSTEGQAIGTVAELDKTGQLLNENSPIGPVLVVGTSKDANLIAVNPTCSHKGCTVAWQAQAKKFVCPCHGAEYGVDGKVQKDPATKPLKTYAAKIEGDSVVVKQS; translated from the coding sequence ATGAAACGTCGGGATTTTATCAATTGGGTAGGTTTGGGTTGGATAGCAAGTAGCTTACCTGTAGCGATCGCTGCTTGTTCTTCCCAGCCTGTAACATCTACAGAGGGGCAAGCGATCGGGACTGTTGCCGAATTAGATAAAACTGGTCAATTACTCAACGAAAATTCACCTATTGGCCCGGTTTTGGTGGTGGGTACATCGAAGGACGCAAATCTGATTGCTGTTAATCCTACTTGTAGCCACAAAGGCTGTACTGTAGCATGGCAAGCCCAAGCCAAAAAATTTGTCTGCCCATGTCATGGCGCAGAATATGGAGTTGATGGTAAAGTGCAGAAAGACCCAGCTACAAAACCACTCAAAACTTACGCCGCCAAGATTGAGGGTGATTCAGTTGTAGTTAAGCAAAGCTAG
- a CDS encoding ferredoxin--nitrite reductase, translated as MTDTATTPKASLNKFEKFKAEKDGLAIKSEIEKIASLGWEAMDETDRDHRLKWVGVFFRPVTPGKFMMRMRMPNGILTSDQMRVLAEVVQRYGDDGNADITTRQNIQLRGIRIEDLPHIFNKFHAVGLTSVQSGMDNIRNITGDPIAGLDADELYDTRELVQQIQDMLTNKGEGNREFSNLPRKFNIAIAGGRDNSVHAEINDLAFVPAFKEGIGDWVLGGGEESSTHQKVFGFNVLVGGFFSAKRCEAAIPLNAWVTAEEVVALCRAVLEVYRDNGLRANRLKSRLMWLIDEWGIDKFRAEVEQRLGKSLLYAAPKDEIDWEKRDHIGVYKQKQEGLNYVGLHIPVGRLYAEDMFELARIADVYGSGEIRMTVEQNIIIPNITDSRLKTLLTDPLLERFSLDPGALTRSLVSCTGAQFCNFALIETKNRALEMIKGLEAELTFTRPVRIHWTGCPNSCGQPQVADIGLMGTKARKNGKAVEGVDIYMGGKVGKDAHLGSCVQKGIPCEDLHLVLRDLLITNFGAKPRQEALVSSQ; from the coding sequence ATGACAGATACAGCAACTACCCCCAAAGCCAGTCTCAATAAGTTTGAGAAATTCAAAGCCGAAAAAGATGGCCTTGCCATCAAGTCAGAGATTGAAAAAATTGCCTCTTTGGGATGGGAAGCAATGGACGAAACAGACCGAGACCATCGCCTCAAATGGGTGGGTGTATTCTTTCGTCCAGTCACCCCTGGCAAATTCATGATGCGGATGCGGATGCCTAATGGTATTCTCACCAGCGATCAAATGCGTGTTTTAGCTGAAGTGGTGCAGCGTTACGGAGATGATGGCAACGCTGATATTACAACTAGGCAGAATATCCAACTACGGGGAATCAGAATAGAAGACTTACCGCACATATTCAATAAATTTCATGCAGTAGGTTTAACTAGTGTGCAGTCGGGGATGGACAATATCCGCAATATTACAGGCGACCCCATAGCAGGGTTGGATGCAGATGAATTGTATGATACCCGTGAGTTAGTGCAGCAAATCCAAGATATGCTCACCAACAAGGGAGAAGGTAATCGAGAGTTTAGTAATTTACCACGGAAATTTAATATTGCGATCGCTGGTGGACGGGATAATTCAGTTCATGCAGAAATCAACGATTTAGCTTTTGTTCCCGCATTCAAAGAAGGGATTGGGGATTGGGTATTGGGAGGTGGTGAAGAATCTTCTACTCACCAAAAAGTCTTTGGATTTAACGTGTTAGTTGGTGGCTTCTTTTCTGCCAAACGTTGTGAAGCGGCAATTCCTTTAAATGCTTGGGTAACAGCTGAAGAAGTCGTAGCCTTATGTAGAGCAGTTCTGGAAGTCTATCGTGACAACGGACTTAGAGCTAATCGGCTTAAGTCTCGCTTGATGTGGCTAATTGATGAATGGGGTATAGATAAGTTCCGTGCAGAAGTCGAACAGCGTTTGGGTAAATCCTTACTATACGCTGCACCCAAAGACGAAATTGATTGGGAAAAACGCGACCATATCGGAGTCTATAAACAAAAGCAAGAGGGATTGAACTATGTAGGCTTACACATACCCGTAGGTAGATTGTATGCCGAAGATATGTTTGAACTAGCTCGGATAGCCGATGTTTACGGTAGCGGTGAAATCCGTATGACTGTTGAACAAAACATCATCATTCCCAACATTACCGACTCGCGGTTAAAGACTTTGTTGACAGATCCTTTACTAGAGAGATTTTCTCTTGATCCGGGAGCATTGACGCGATCGCTAGTTTCCTGCACAGGCGCACAATTTTGCAACTTCGCCCTCATCGAAACCAAAAACCGCGCCCTAGAAATGATTAAAGGCTTAGAAGCAGAGTTAACATTCACCCGTCCAGTGCGAATCCATTGGACAGGTTGCCCCAACTCCTGCGGACAACCCCAAGTTGCAGACATCGGTTTAATGGGAACAAAAGCCCGTAAGAACGGTAAAGCCGTCGAAGGTGTTGACATCTATATGGGGGGCAAAGTCGGCAAAGACGCACATTTAGGTAGTTGTGTACAAAAAGGCATCCCCTGCGAAGACTTGCACCTAGTATTACGAGACTTGCTGATTACTAATTTTGGAGCCAAACCCAGGCAGGAAGCCTTAGTTAGTAGCCAGTAG
- a CDS encoding CmpA/NrtA family ABC transporter substrate-binding protein produces MTHVSRRKFLFTTGAAAAASILAHGCTSNGSQSATTGEQAPSAAPAANVSAANAPKVETTKAKLGFIPLTDAAPLIIAKEKGFFAKYGMTDVEVIKQKSWPVTRDNLKIGSSGGGIDGAHILSPMPYLMTIKDKVPMYILARLNTNGQAISVAEKYKDLNINLESKNLKDVAAKAKADKKAWKAGITFPGGTHDLWMRYWLAAGGINPDQDVVLEPVPPPQMVANMKVGTVDSFCVGEPWNAQLVNQKLGYSALVTGELWKDHPEKAFTMRQDWVDQNPNAAQAILMAILEAQQWCDKAENKEEMCKICADRKYLNVAAADIVERAKGNIDYGDGRKEENFAYRMKFWADNASYPYKSHDIWFLTEDIRWGYLPKDTKVQDIVNQVNKEDLWKKAAKAIGVADAEIPASSSRGVETFFDGVKFDPEKPEEYLNSLKIKKV; encoded by the coding sequence ATGACACACGTTTCCAGAAGAAAATTTCTTTTCACCACAGGTGCGGCGGCGGCGGCTTCTATTTTGGCTCATGGTTGCACTTCCAATGGTTCTCAATCAGCTACCACCGGAGAACAAGCACCTTCAGCAGCACCAGCCGCTAACGTCTCAGCCGCTAACGCACCCAAGGTAGAAACAACCAAAGCCAAGCTAGGATTCATCCCGCTTACTGATGCTGCACCCCTCATCATTGCTAAAGAGAAAGGCTTCTTTGCTAAATATGGCATGACCGATGTTGAAGTCATCAAGCAAAAATCTTGGCCTGTCACCCGCGATAACTTAAAAATTGGCTCATCTGGTGGTGGTATTGATGGCGCACATATCCTTAGTCCCATGCCTTACCTCATGACCATCAAAGATAAAGTGCCAATGTACATTTTGGCTAGATTAAATACTAATGGCCAGGCTATTTCTGTAGCTGAAAAATATAAAGACCTGAACATTAATTTAGAAAGCAAAAACCTTAAAGACGTAGCCGCCAAAGCCAAAGCTGATAAGAAAGCCTGGAAAGCTGGTATTACCTTTCCTGGTGGGACACATGATTTATGGATGCGCTATTGGTTAGCGGCTGGTGGTATTAATCCTGATCAAGATGTTGTGTTGGAACCTGTTCCACCGCCACAAATGGTAGCAAACATGAAAGTTGGGACTGTCGATTCCTTCTGTGTTGGAGAACCTTGGAATGCTCAGTTAGTCAACCAAAAATTAGGTTATTCCGCTTTAGTTACAGGCGAATTATGGAAAGATCATCCAGAAAAAGCCTTTACCATGCGGCAAGATTGGGTTGATCAAAATCCCAATGCAGCCCAGGCAATTTTGATGGCAATTTTAGAAGCACAACAATGGTGCGACAAGGCAGAAAACAAAGAAGAAATGTGTAAAATCTGCGCTGACCGTAAATACTTAAATGTTGCTGCCGCAGATATTGTAGAAAGAGCTAAAGGCAATATCGATTATGGTGATGGTCGTAAGGAAGAAAACTTTGCTTATCGGATGAAATTCTGGGCAGATAATGCTTCCTATCCCTATAAGAGTCACGATATTTGGTTTTTAACTGAAGATATTCGCTGGGGTTATTTACCAAAAGATACTAAAGTTCAAGACATTGTTAACCAAGTTAATAAAGAAGACTTGTGGAAGAAAGCAGCGAAAGCAATTGGTGTGGCTGATGCGGAAATTCCTGCTAGCAGTTCCCGTGGGGTGGAAACTTTCTTTGATGGCGTGAAATTTGACCCAGAAAAGCCAGAAGAATACTTAAATAGTTTGAAAATCAAAAAAGTTTAA
- the ntrB gene encoding nitrate ABC transporter permease, whose amino-acid sequence MTAILGNRARVRKSQKAINNFLWKKVVPPLVALGIFLVIWQLLCLNPNFKLPGPIETFSETWDPFIINPFFDNGESDKGLGWQILSSLGRVGLGFSLAAIAGIILGILIGVNPLVYNAVDPIFQVLRTVPPLAWLPISLAAFQQANPSAIFVIFITSIWPILINTTVGVQQIPQDYINVAKVLRLKGVKYFFKIVFPATVPYIFTGLRIGIGLSWLAIVAAEMLVGGVGIGSFIWDAYNTTTETNLSEIILALIYVGLVGLLLDRLVGFVASKVVAEQK is encoded by the coding sequence GTGACAGCTATTTTAGGGAATCGCGCTAGGGTAAGGAAATCTCAAAAAGCCATCAATAATTTCTTGTGGAAAAAAGTTGTACCACCATTAGTAGCATTAGGAATTTTTCTGGTAATTTGGCAACTGCTTTGTTTGAATCCTAACTTTAAATTACCAGGGCCTATAGAAACCTTTTCGGAAACTTGGGACCCTTTTATTATCAATCCATTTTTTGATAACGGTGAAAGCGATAAAGGCTTAGGCTGGCAAATTCTGAGTAGTTTGGGAAGGGTTGGTTTAGGTTTTTCTTTGGCGGCGATCGCCGGAATTATATTAGGCATTTTAATCGGTGTAAATCCCTTAGTTTACAATGCTGTAGATCCTATATTTCAAGTGTTGCGAACTGTACCGCCCCTAGCATGGCTACCCATTTCACTGGCAGCATTTCAACAGGCGAATCCCTCAGCAATTTTCGTTATTTTCATCACCTCAATTTGGCCGATTTTGATTAACACTACAGTCGGTGTACAACAAATTCCCCAGGATTATATCAATGTAGCGAAAGTGTTACGGCTGAAGGGGGTAAAGTACTTTTTTAAGATAGTGTTTCCTGCGACGGTTCCATATATCTTTACAGGATTAAGGATTGGTATCGGTTTATCTTGGTTAGCAATTGTGGCGGCGGAAATGTTAGTTGGTGGTGTGGGGATTGGTTCGTTTATTTGGGATGCCTATAACACAACTACTGAAACTAATTTGAGTGAGATTATTTTGGCATTAATTTATGTTGGGTTGGTGGGGTTGTTGTTAGATAGATTGGTCGGTTTTGTTGCTAGTAAAGTTGTGGCGGAGCAGAAGTAG
- a CDS encoding nitrate ABC transporter ATP-binding protein (This model describes the ATP binding subunits of ATP-binding cassette (ABC) transporters for nitrate transport, or for bicarbonate transport, in bacteria and archaea.), with translation MPTFVEVDHVDRIFDLPNGGRYIALKNIELKIKQGEFVSLIGHSGCGKSTLLNIIAGLDRASIGGVTLEGREIREPSPDRMVVFQNYSLLPWLTVRENVALAVDEVYQGKSKGERRAIVEEHIDMVGLRLAANKRPRELSGGMKQRVAIARALATRPKLLLLDEPFGALDALTRGSLQEQLMKICNEHQITCVMVTHDVDEALLLSDRVVMLTNGPEAHIGQILEVPIPRPRQRLEVVKHPSYYNLRNEIIYFLNQQKLAKKRQTQQASAPLGTAKAVIEIGFMPLTDSAPLIVAKEKGFFAKYGLDNVILNRANNWQAIATGVVTGKLDAAQMVAGMPIALTLGAGSQTPTPVINALNLSRNANAITFSKRLYSQGVRSLADLKAVIDSSPDKILTLGVVHSASMQNLILRYWLAAGGIDPDRDVSLTVIPPTQMVSQLKAGNIDGYCAGEPWNYQAVHDDLGFVAATALEIWSGQPKKVLGVREDWAQKYPETYLNLVKALIEACKYCDDLRNREEILEILCRPEYLDVNPAYVRPGFIDPYDRGDGTPPQQLTAYNQFYLNKTNYPNRTEILWMITQMARWGLTPFPKNWVEITERVCRTDIFGAAARDLGLLDIGEDDPIHLFDGKLFNPSEPIEYLKSLEIRRQIRIEEVFI, from the coding sequence ATGCCTACTTTTGTTGAAGTTGATCACGTTGATCGGATATTTGATTTACCTAATGGTGGTAGATATATTGCACTGAAAAATATTGAGTTGAAAATTAAGCAGGGGGAGTTTGTTTCTTTAATTGGACATTCTGGTTGTGGTAAGTCTACTTTGCTCAATATTATTGCTGGGTTGGATCGAGCTAGTATTGGCGGTGTGACTTTGGAAGGGCGGGAAATTCGAGAACCTAGTCCAGATAGGATGGTGGTTTTTCAAAATTATTCGCTGCTTCCTTGGTTAACTGTGCGGGAAAATGTTGCTTTGGCCGTGGATGAGGTTTATCAAGGTAAGTCTAAGGGTGAGCGTCGGGCAATTGTTGAAGAACATATTGATATGGTGGGGTTGCGTCTAGCGGCGAATAAACGTCCTCGTGAGTTATCGGGGGGGATGAAACAACGGGTGGCGATCGCCCGCGCTTTAGCTACTCGTCCCAAGTTGTTGCTGTTAGACGAACCTTTTGGGGCTTTGGATGCTTTGACAAGGGGGAGTTTGCAAGAACAGTTGATGAAAATCTGCAATGAACATCAAATTACTTGTGTGATGGTGACACATGATGTGGATGAGGCGCTGTTGTTGAGCGATCGCGTGGTGATGCTTACCAACGGCCCAGAAGCTCACATCGGGCAGATTCTCGAAGTCCCTATCCCCCGTCCCCGTCAACGTTTGGAGGTTGTCAAACATCCCAGCTATTACAATCTGCGGAATGAGATAATTTACTTCCTCAACCAACAAAAGCTAGCTAAGAAACGTCAAACACAGCAGGCTTCTGCACCACTGGGGACAGCCAAAGCCGTCATCGAAATCGGCTTTATGCCTTTGACTGACTCTGCACCTTTAATTGTTGCCAAAGAAAAAGGCTTCTTTGCCAAGTATGGCTTAGATAATGTTATCCTCAACCGGGCAAACAACTGGCAGGCGATCGCTACTGGTGTGGTAACGGGCAAATTAGATGCAGCCCAAATGGTTGCAGGAATGCCGATTGCGTTAACTTTAGGTGCTGGGAGTCAAACACCAACTCCTGTCATCAACGCCTTAAATCTTTCTCGCAACGCTAACGCCATCACCTTCAGCAAAAGACTATACAGCCAAGGCGTGAGAAGCCTAGCTGACTTAAAAGCAGTAATTGATAGTTCCCCAGACAAAATCCTCACCTTAGGGGTAGTTCATTCCGCCTCCATGCAAAACCTAATTCTGCGTTACTGGTTAGCAGCCGGCGGTATAGATCCCGATAGAGATGTTAGCTTGACAGTCATTCCCCCAACCCAAATGGTGTCTCAACTCAAAGCCGGCAACATTGACGGTTACTGTGCAGGAGAACCTTGGAACTACCAAGCAGTCCACGATGATTTAGGCTTCGTTGCAGCTACAGCTTTAGAAATCTGGTCAGGACAGCCGAAAAAAGTCTTGGGAGTGCGGGAAGATTGGGCGCAAAAATATCCAGAAACTTATCTTAACCTCGTCAAAGCACTAATAGAAGCCTGCAAATATTGTGACGACCTCCGCAACCGTGAAGAAATCCTCGAAATACTCTGTCGTCCCGAATATTTAGATGTGAATCCCGCCTACGTCCGCCCTGGCTTCATCGACCCCTACGATCGCGGGGACGGTACACCACCCCAACAACTCACAGCCTACAACCAGTTTTACCTCAACAAAACCAACTATCCCAACCGCACCGAAATCTTGTGGATGATCACACAAATGGCACGTTGGGGCTTAACACCATTCCCCAAAAACTGGGTAGAAATCACCGAAAGAGTTTGCCGCACAGACATATTTGGTGCAGCAGCCCGCGACCTCGGCTTACTAGATATCGGCGAAGACGACCCCATTCACCTATTCGACGGTAAACTATTTAACCCATCAGAACCAATCGAATACCTCAAAAGCTTAGAAATTAGACGACAAATACGTATTGAAGAAGTGTTTATTTAG
- a CDS encoding nitrate ABC transporter ATP-binding protein (This model describes the ATP binding subunits of ATP-binding cassette (ABC) transporters for nitrate transport, or for bicarbonate transport, in bacteria and archaea.): protein MQIINRNNQTNPKPQKTDNFLVVEGVSKIYPTPEGPYTVLDGIDLKVREGEFVCLIGHSGCGKSTLLNMISGFNTPSEGVVLLQDKPITEPGPDRMMVFQNYCLLPWLSVFENVYLAVDAVFPHKPQAEKRAIVREHLAMVGLTEAAEKKPSQISGGMKQRVAIARALSIRPQVLILDEPFGALDAITKEELQEELLQIWSDHQVTVLMITHDIDEALFLADRVVMMTNGPAAQIGEILDIPFDRPRNRRRIMEDPEYYNLRNYALDFLYNRFAHEE from the coding sequence ATGCAAATAATCAATAGAAATAATCAAACCAACCCAAAACCCCAAAAAACAGATAACTTCCTAGTAGTTGAAGGCGTAAGCAAAATTTACCCCACCCCCGAAGGCCCCTACACCGTCCTCGATGGAATTGACCTAAAAGTCCGTGAAGGCGAATTTGTCTGCCTAATCGGTCATTCCGGCTGCGGTAAATCAACCCTACTCAACATGATTTCCGGCTTCAACACCCCCAGCGAAGGCGTAGTTCTCCTACAAGACAAACCCATCACCGAACCAGGCCCCGACCGGATGATGGTCTTTCAAAATTATTGCTTACTCCCTTGGTTGAGTGTTTTTGAAAACGTTTACCTAGCCGTAGATGCAGTATTTCCCCACAAACCCCAAGCCGAAAAACGCGCCATCGTCAGAGAACATTTAGCAATGGTGGGGCTGACAGAAGCCGCAGAGAAGAAGCCTAGCCAAATTTCCGGCGGGATGAAACAACGAGTGGCGATCGCTCGCGCTTTATCCATCCGCCCCCAAGTATTGATTCTCGATGAACCTTTCGGCGCATTAGACGCAATCACCAAAGAAGAATTACAAGAAGAACTACTACAAATTTGGAGTGATCATCAAGTCACCGTCCTGATGATTACCCATGACATTGATGAAGCTTTATTCCTAGCTGACAGAGTTGTGATGATGACCAACGGCCCAGCAGCCCAAATCGGCGAAATCCTCGATATTCCCTTCGATCGCCCCCGCAACCGTCGCCGCATCATGGAAGACCCCGAATATTACAACCTCAGAAATTACGCCCTAGATTTCTTATATAACCGCTTTGCTCATGAGGAGTAG
- a CDS encoding molybdopterin oxidoreductase family protein, with translation MTESTKTLCPYCGVGCGLEVTPPAQLNKATNRDSQGNPIWRVRGDKAHPSSQGMVCVKGATIAESLDKNRLHYPMVRDSLDQEFRRVSWDEAFDLITKRIQTVRLTQGAEAICMYGSGQFQTEDYYIAQKLMKGCLGSNNFDANSRLCMSSAVSGYIQSFGADGPPCCYEDLELTDCAFLIGTNTAECHPIVFNRLEKYHRKNHQVKMVVVDPRRTPTAEAADLHLAIKPGTDIDLLNGIAHLLMRWNMIDVGFIDDCTSNFSAYAEVIRHYSPEVVARQCGITVEDLEIAARYWGESQRVLSLWSMGVNQSSEGTAKVRTIINLHLMTGQVGKPGMGPFSLTGQPNAMGGREAGGLAHLLPGYRLVKNPQHRAEVEGFWGFPSGQISPHPGLTAWDMITGLEDGNVGLLWIAATNPAVSMPDLERTKKALLRSPFTIYQDAYHPTETTAYAHVLLPAAQWGEKTGVMTNSERRVTLCQAFRQPPREAKPDWEIFAEVGRRLGFEDKFAFGNSDQVYAEFAQLTKGRPCDMSGISHQKLQAQGPTQWPYPEMGNGDKNKRLYTDLRFHTPDGRARFGAYYSQGLAEPPDPAYPFVLTTGRLYGHWHTQTRTGRIEKIRAMHPEPFIEIHPRDAAKLGIIDHQVVEVRSRRGSAKFPAKVTKAISPGTVFVPMHWGTLWAEDAEANALTHSESCPDSLQPELKACAVQLIPISVEITAENYQLQSSQW, from the coding sequence GTGACTGAATCTACCAAAACCCTATGTCCTTATTGTGGTGTCGGCTGTGGACTAGAAGTAACACCACCAGCCCAACTCAACAAAGCCACAAATCGAGATAGCCAAGGAAATCCAATTTGGCGGGTGCGGGGTGATAAAGCCCATCCATCTAGCCAGGGGATGGTTTGTGTCAAAGGGGCGACGATCGCTGAGTCTTTGGATAAAAATAGATTACATTACCCAATGGTGCGGGACTCACTAGATCAAGAGTTCCGCCGTGTGAGTTGGGATGAAGCTTTTGACCTCATCACCAAGCGTATTCAAACTGTGCGCCTTACTCAAGGGGCGGAAGCTATATGTATGTATGGTTCCGGTCAATTTCAAACTGAGGATTATTACATAGCCCAAAAACTGATGAAAGGTTGTTTGGGTAGCAATAATTTTGATGCTAACTCCCGCTTATGTATGTCCAGTGCTGTCTCTGGGTATATTCAAAGTTTTGGGGCTGATGGGCCTCCCTGTTGCTATGAAGATTTGGAGTTAACTGACTGTGCATTTTTAATTGGGACAAACACCGCCGAATGTCACCCCATTGTTTTTAACAGACTGGAGAAGTACCACAGAAAAAACCATCAGGTAAAGATGGTTGTGGTTGATCCTCGACGCACACCTACCGCCGAAGCAGCTGATTTACATTTGGCGATTAAACCGGGTACAGATATCGACTTGTTAAATGGTATCGCCCATTTATTGATGCGTTGGAACATGATTGATGTCGGTTTCATCGATGACTGTACCAGCAACTTTTCGGCTTACGCTGAGGTAATTCGCCACTATTCGCCGGAGGTAGTAGCTCGTCAATGTGGTATCACCGTTGAGGATTTAGAAATAGCCGCCCGTTATTGGGGTGAATCGCAGCGTGTGTTGTCTTTGTGGTCGATGGGTGTGAATCAATCGAGTGAAGGTACAGCCAAAGTTAGAACGATTATCAACCTACATTTAATGACCGGACAAGTCGGAAAACCAGGGATGGGGCCTTTTTCTCTCACTGGTCAACCGAATGCAATGGGAGGACGGGAAGCAGGTGGTTTAGCTCATTTATTACCGGGTTATCGATTGGTGAAAAATCCCCAACACCGGGCGGAAGTGGAAGGATTTTGGGGATTCCCATCAGGACAAATTTCACCCCATCCCGGTTTAACTGCGTGGGATATGATCACTGGCTTGGAAGACGGTAATGTGGGTTTACTGTGGATTGCAGCTACTAACCCAGCTGTAAGTATGCCAGATTTGGAACGGACGAAAAAGGCATTATTGCGATCGCCTTTCACAATCTACCAAGATGCTTACCACCCTACAGAAACTACAGCTTACGCTCATGTTCTGTTACCAGCAGCCCAATGGGGTGAAAAAACTGGGGTCATGACCAACTCAGAACGCCGAGTCACACTATGTCAAGCCTTCCGCCAACCACCACGAGAAGCCAAGCCAGATTGGGAAATTTTCGCGGAAGTGGGACGGCGATTAGGTTTTGAGGACAAGTTCGCTTTTGGAAACTCAGATCAAGTCTACGCCGAGTTTGCCCAACTGACCAAGGGTCGCCCTTGTGATATGTCTGGTATTAGCCATCAAAAATTACAAGCCCAAGGCCCCACCCAATGGCCATATCCAGAAATGGGGAATGGGGATAAGAATAAAAGACTCTACACTGACTTACGCTTTCATACCCCTGATGGTCGCGCACGTTTTGGGGCTTATTATTCTCAAGGACTAGCAGAACCACCAGACCCGGCTTATCCTTTTGTGTTGACTACTGGACGATTATACGGACATTGGCACACCCAAACCCGTACAGGTCGGATAGAAAAAATCCGCGCCATGCACCCCGAACCATTTATCGAAATTCATCCTCGTGATGCGGCGAAGTTAGGCATTATAGATCATCAGGTGGTAGAAGTGCGATCGCGTCGAGGTAGTGCTAAGTTTCCCGCCAAGGTGACAAAAGCTATTTCCCCAGGTACAGTTTTCGTCCCTATGCACTGGGGTACACTCTGGGCAGAGGATGCGGAAGCTAATGCACTCACCCATTCAGAATCTTGCCCCGATTCATTACAACCAGAGTTAAAAGCCTGTGCAGTCCAATTAATCCCAATTTCTGTAGAAATTACAGCCGAAAATTATCAACTCCAGTCATCTCAGTGGTAA